One part of the Vicia villosa cultivar HV-30 ecotype Madison, WI linkage group LG6, Vvil1.0, whole genome shotgun sequence genome encodes these proteins:
- the LOC131609132 gene encoding uncharacterized protein LOC131609132 produces the protein MYDDQDGDSFQSFFHGIEALSLSLSKLRKLNLSGHYYIDDKSIFHLFKNCELLQDLIVPHSFHITKEGLVYAIRQKPTTLRFSIRHCDGYTYAGLFTLLSKCQSIQHLDLLSVSFLNDRHVMDLSSHLLGLVSLSLRRCFMLTQSALFTLVRKCPSLTHIKMEDIGGKTVLNYYDDFGLYPQLKSLYLPNNSWLSDQTIIMFVSAFPNLHLLDLKSCKDISLQAIVQVINTCQRISHLDLSFCNLTSPVNLLEMNFRVPQLKMLNLTSSQVDDATLYVISKNCSGLLQLLLIDCSRCTHKGVKHVVDNCTQLREINLNNCLNVHTNLAASMLFSSPSLRKITAPPHIRFTETERKLLLRRGCFVC, from the exons ATGTATGATGATCAAGATGGCGATTCTTTCCAAAGCTTCTTCCATGGAATTGAGGCTCTTTCCTTGTCACTTTCCAAACTCCGCAAGCTTAATCTCTCTGGCCATTATTATATCGATGACAAATCCATTTTTCACTTGTTTAAAAACTGCGAGCTCCTACAAGACCTCATCGTGCCTCATTCTTTTCATATAACCAAAGAAGGACTTGTTTATGCTATCCGTCAGAAACCAACAACATTGAG GTTTTCCATTCGTCATTGCGACGGCTATACTTATGCTGGACTATTTACTTTGTTATCCAAATGTCAATCTATCCAACATTTAGATCTTCtttcagtttcatttttgaaTGATCGTCATGTTATGGACTTGTCTTCACATCTCCTCGGTTTGGTGTCTCTAAGCCTTAGGCGTTGTTTTATGCTCACACAGTCAGCTTTGTTTACACTTGTTAGGAAATGTCCTTCACTCACTCACATCAAAATGGAAGATATTGGGGGTAAGACTGTACTGAATTATTATGATGATTTTGGACTATACCCTCAATTAAAGTCTCTCTATTTGCCTAACAATTCATGGTTAAGTGATCAAACCATCATAATGTTTGTTTCTGCTTTCCCCAATTTGCACCTGCTTGATTTGAAATCTTGCAAAGACATATCGCTACAAGCTATTGTTCAAGTTATAAACACATGCCAAAGGATAAGTCATTTGGATTTATCATTCTGTAACTTAACTTCACCAGTGAATCTACTTGAAATGAACTTTCGAGTTCCCCAGCTCAAGATGCTAAACTTGACGTCTTCACAAGTTGACGATGCAACACTCTATGTGATCTCAAAAAATTGTTCTGGGCTCTTgcaattgttattaattgattgttctCGATGCACGCACAAGGGAGTGAAACATGTGGTAGACAACTGCACGCAACTCAGAGAGATCAATTTGAATAACTGTTTGAATGTGCACACCAATCTTGCTGCCTCAATGTTATTTTCAAGTCCATCCTTGAGAAAGATAACGGCTCCACCTCATATTCGTTTCACTGAAACTGAGAGGAAACTCCTCTTGCGTCGAGGATGCTTTGTTTGCTGA